A region of uncultured Anaeromusa sp. DNA encodes the following proteins:
- the hpdB gene encoding 4-hydroxyphenylacetate decarboxylase large subunit yields MAINHDLTEILRERGLPLHLVPPSGKGDLDFAEREVKKAPTERTQKLLDLYYDTLSSVDTEFTYWYTRRWDELEGDVLTVRRAEALKSAFSHLTPNIIPGEKLVLQKSKFYRGSFSMPWVSEQFLLDEEGTQARTGAASSGDNIMGTGGGNVVRDFGEVVSVAGKFGLRREELPSLKRLAGSWRDRSVEDVIHRYEALVPDYDLKQKLLGTKITFDDSAYTLVQGRETMNFYFPLQYGLEGVKKLAQERKEEVAGKADGDAILGMDRLYYYQGVQLVIEGLQTWILNHAKLARKLEACTEAAEQKQEYTEIAACLEWIAYHKPRTFREAFQLVYALHIASSNEDPICGVTPGRLGQILYPWFEQDIAAGRTTEAEVLELLQLHRVKLTCLDIFASPNIVGGANSGNTYNNVAVGGLKKDGSSAVNRLEYLIVEAGITCNTPQPTLSCLYDEKLPEEFLLKCVECNKTGVGYPAWINNRGAMDILLKQFANEGMTVNEARAIAIGGCLAVAPGGYQEIELNGKFYDIPGGAGLTTLGGVASLALPKILEHVLTNGYDHKAGLQVYPPHNRKLQTYEELFAQFKSYYEQTCAVLIRFGNLQHDIARKNNMSILNSFMKPDCLSKGHHNGQAGYRYNGTMLTVNCGTGTLINSLAAIKKWVYEEKKYTLGELTEALKENFGFYEAEEAGSFSLSDQKKRENVGTYDELYRDCLRAPKHGNADPFVDELLAEYEGWMCQAVQQCESLYGKPLQAAQFVTGHHGPQGIITLASADGRLSGTTYSDASMSAYPGTDKNGPYALFSSATVWDHTESQSSQLNLKLHPTAVAGVEGSKKLLELTRSYLRKGGQHIQYNVVDSKVLKDAQQHPERYRDLLVRVAGFTQYWCELSKPIQDEVVARTEYEGVI; encoded by the coding sequence ATGGCGATTAACCATGACTTAACGGAAATTCTACGGGAAAGGGGGCTGCCTCTGCATTTGGTGCCGCCGTCAGGGAAAGGGGACCTTGATTTTGCCGAAAGGGAAGTGAAAAAAGCCCCCACCGAGCGAACTCAAAAATTGCTGGATTTGTATTATGACACATTATCGTCGGTAGATACTGAATTTACGTATTGGTATACCCGGCGTTGGGATGAACTGGAAGGAGACGTGCTTACCGTGCGCCGGGCGGAAGCATTGAAAAGCGCGTTTTCTCACTTGACGCCCAATATTATTCCAGGGGAAAAACTGGTCCTGCAGAAAAGTAAGTTTTACCGTGGTTCCTTTTCTATGCCGTGGGTATCAGAGCAGTTTTTGCTGGATGAAGAAGGAACGCAAGCAAGAACTGGCGCGGCAAGCAGCGGCGACAATATAATGGGAACTGGCGGCGGCAATGTGGTGCGTGATTTTGGTGAAGTTGTCTCAGTTGCCGGAAAGTTTGGCCTGCGTCGCGAGGAACTGCCAAGTTTAAAACGACTGGCTGGCAGTTGGCGTGATCGTTCGGTAGAAGACGTAATCCATCGATATGAAGCATTGGTTCCAGACTATGATTTGAAGCAAAAGCTGCTAGGGACCAAGATTACCTTTGATGATAGCGCGTACACCTTGGTGCAGGGACGGGAAACCATGAATTTCTACTTCCCTCTGCAATACGGCTTGGAAGGGGTCAAGAAGCTGGCGCAGGAACGGAAGGAAGAGGTGGCCGGGAAGGCGGACGGCGACGCTATTTTAGGGATGGATCGCTTGTATTACTACCAAGGAGTACAGCTTGTCATTGAAGGCTTGCAAACCTGGATTCTCAATCATGCCAAGCTGGCCAGAAAGCTAGAAGCATGCACTGAGGCGGCGGAGCAAAAGCAGGAGTATACGGAAATTGCCGCTTGCTTGGAATGGATCGCTTATCATAAGCCGCGCACCTTCCGCGAAGCGTTTCAGTTGGTATATGCCCTGCATATCGCCTCATCCAACGAAGATCCCATTTGCGGGGTGACCCCAGGACGCTTGGGGCAGATTTTATATCCTTGGTTCGAACAAGATATTGCAGCAGGGCGGACTACGGAGGCGGAAGTGTTGGAGCTGCTGCAGCTGCATCGTGTAAAGCTGACTTGCTTGGACATCTTTGCTTCTCCCAACATTGTCGGCGGCGCTAACTCAGGAAACACTTACAATAACGTGGCGGTCGGAGGCTTGAAAAAAGACGGTAGTTCTGCCGTAAATCGGCTGGAATACCTAATCGTAGAAGCAGGCATTACCTGCAATACGCCGCAGCCGACGCTGAGTTGCTTGTATGATGAAAAACTGCCGGAAGAATTTTTGCTGAAATGCGTAGAATGCAATAAGACTGGCGTGGGGTATCCCGCCTGGATTAACAATCGTGGCGCGATGGATATTCTGTTGAAGCAATTTGCTAATGAAGGTATGACGGTAAATGAGGCCAGAGCGATCGCTATTGGCGGCTGCCTAGCGGTAGCGCCGGGAGGATACCAAGAAATTGAACTGAATGGAAAATTTTACGATATTCCCGGAGGGGCTGGCTTGACTACGTTAGGAGGCGTAGCTTCGTTGGCGCTGCCAAAGATCTTGGAACATGTGCTGACTAACGGGTATGATCACAAAGCGGGTTTGCAAGTGTATCCACCGCATAACCGCAAACTGCAGACCTATGAAGAGCTGTTTGCGCAGTTTAAATCGTATTATGAGCAAACGTGCGCTGTGTTGATACGTTTTGGAAATTTGCAGCACGATATTGCCCGGAAAAATAATATGTCCATTTTGAATTCCTTCATGAAGCCAGACTGCCTGAGTAAAGGGCATCACAATGGTCAGGCCGGCTATCGGTATAATGGCACGATGCTGACGGTAAATTGCGGTACGGGTACGCTGATTAATTCGCTGGCGGCCATTAAAAAATGGGTGTATGAGGAGAAAAAATACACACTAGGAGAGTTGACGGAAGCGCTAAAAGAAAACTTCGGTTTTTATGAAGCCGAAGAAGCAGGAAGCTTTTCGTTAAGCGACCAGAAAAAACGTGAAAATGTGGGGACTTACGATGAGCTTTACCGTGATTGCCTGCGCGCGCCCAAGCATGGTAATGCCGATCCCTTTGTAGACGAACTGTTGGCTGAATACGAAGGCTGGATGTGCCAGGCGGTGCAGCAGTGCGAATCCCTGTATGGCAAACCATTGCAGGCGGCACAGTTTGTGACGGGACACCATGGGCCGCAAGGTATTATTACCTTGGCCAGCGCCGATGGAAGACTGTCTGGCACAACCTATTCCGATGCGTCCATGTCGGCCTATCCTGGAACTGATAAAAACGGTCCCTATGCGCTTTTTTCCTCGGCTACGGTGTGGGATCATACGGAATCCCAAAGCTCCCAGTTGAATCTGAAACTTCATCCGACTGCGGTGGCTGGCGTAGAAGGTTCGAAAAAACTTTTGGAGCTGACGCGTTCGTATTTGCGTAAAGGCGGCCAGCATATTCAGTACAATGTGGTGGATTCCAAAGTGCTCAAAGACGCGCAGCAGCATCCGGAGCGGTACCGTGATCTATTGGTTCGCGTAGCTGGCTTTACCCAATATTGGTGCGAATTGAGCAAACCGATTCAAGATGAAGTTGTAGCTAGAACCGAATATGAGGGAGTGATATAA
- a CDS encoding Crp/Fnr family transcriptional regulator, translating into MTPSEGANKNYRSLWSPEQLETFKSLAQLISLKANTQLWEEKNSSSFIFLIESGYVRLYDMALSGKITTIAIRVPGNFIGISSALIHYNWLFAETIGACKAWKLDNTSFLKLLYADSALAVQISRDLCLRLHDSQMTILSLSSLEINGRVAKILLYLAESTTPAVPVSQASTVYATHQEIAQMAGACRQSTTTALGQLKRLGLIRLLRKRIEITNRRKLEELVANG; encoded by the coding sequence ATGACCCCTTCGGAAGGAGCAAACAAAAATTACCGCTCCCTTTGGTCCCCGGAACAGTTGGAAACCTTCAAATCTCTTGCTCAGCTAATTTCTCTTAAAGCAAACACGCAGCTATGGGAAGAGAAAAATTCATCGTCTTTTATTTTTCTCATTGAGAGCGGCTATGTACGCCTTTATGATATGGCTCTTTCCGGAAAAATCACCACTATCGCCATTCGCGTTCCCGGAAACTTCATCGGCATTTCCAGCGCGTTAATCCATTACAACTGGCTTTTTGCAGAAACTATCGGCGCTTGCAAAGCCTGGAAACTAGACAACACTTCTTTTTTAAAGCTTCTTTATGCCGACTCCGCCTTAGCTGTTCAGATTTCCCGTGATCTTTGTCTGCGCTTGCATGACTCGCAAATGACCATTCTCAGCCTTTCCTCTTTAGAAATCAATGGCCGTGTCGCCAAAATTCTCCTCTATCTCGCCGAGTCTACAACCCCCGCCGTTCCAGTCTCTCAAGCAAGTACAGTATACGCCACCCATCAGGAAATCGCGCAAATGGCCGGCGCTTGCCGCCAAAGCACCACTACTGCCTTAGGACAATTGAAACGTCTGGGGCTAATTCGTCTTTTGCGCAAGCGCATCGAAATCACCAACCGCCGCAAACTAGAAGAACTAGTGGCTAACGGTTAA
- a CDS encoding heavy metal-associated domain-containing protein, with protein sequence MSQQSVFTFTIEGMACNGCRSKAEKALQDAPGVTLAIVDLASKQARVEGHVSLPLLRQRIEELGFTTSV encoded by the coding sequence ATGAGCCAACAATCTGTTTTTACTTTTACGATTGAGGGTATGGCCTGCAATGGCTGCCGCAGCAAAGCCGAAAAAGCGCTTCAGGACGCACCAGGCGTCACCTTAGCCATCGTTGACCTTGCCAGTAAGCAAGCCCGTGTTGAAGGCCATGTTTCTTTACCCTTGCTGCGCCAACGAATTGAAGAGCTAGGATTTACTACTTCCGTCTAA
- a CDS encoding TonB-dependent receptor gives MQKPKKPLLYGAALAVALAWMAPGAAFAAENASPEDTPQEKTETKESEDAAKEEIPLARIEVKDTKEKEPTPLRIGQTPQAEGITNYVVTRTSTGSKSEIASKDLPQSISVVSQKLLEEQRVKNPEQALSNVAGISNGGGIMNPYANLLPMFNIRGFRANYFYVDGLYDISSTTGGWTGNLERIEVLKGPSSVLYGNNTPSGVINYITKKPLPEESYTIGQEFGSWGTRTTDLDMSLPLTKDKRWLSRTILETDDTSAFQAGVHNKHFNGSIMIQGQPKEATTYTFAASFHNYDVAGGYIGSLPTTGTIAPPYGLVPYSANYYNPNVRSTFTARSLSGRVDHKLNQDWTLSSALRYSNSSYHQKYLGAESFTDATNTKITQDYINALRLTDNLSWDTTFKGAFRAWGVKHNTAFGYEWSKYTMNWPYSAHIWDYSSVDVNNPSWVAPPAVDPAASSSNYTQFRHNLYVSDMLELSPKLKLTAGISHASYNNSSSTRSSGTTWRLGSTYEASPGVTWFAGYSTAFEPNSAQTPNGIITNFAPRTGDQLEGGLKVGLSNKASITLAAYKINYKNILYNFGSSSNPDYRLIGEQASTGVELEGNYVVKPGWNILAVYAHNHARTINDKNTALIGKLTTGVPSNTFKLWTTYEIQSGRWQGLGFGGGVTYVGNRAFNSANTLWLGSYSTIDALVYYKNKDWTYSLNAYNLGDKKYWVDATGVSVYAGQPRSFLFRIERKFS, from the coding sequence ATGCAAAAACCGAAGAAACCTTTATTATACGGAGCCGCTTTGGCTGTCGCCCTAGCATGGATGGCTCCCGGCGCAGCTTTCGCAGCAGAAAACGCATCCCCCGAGGACACACCCCAGGAAAAAACCGAAACAAAAGAAAGTGAAGACGCCGCCAAAGAAGAAATCCCCTTAGCTCGCATCGAGGTCAAAGATACAAAAGAAAAGGAGCCGACGCCCTTACGCATCGGCCAGACGCCCCAGGCTGAAGGCATTACCAACTATGTCGTCACTCGCACAAGCACAGGCAGCAAAAGCGAGATCGCCTCCAAGGATTTGCCGCAGAGCATCTCCGTTGTCAGCCAGAAGCTGTTAGAAGAACAGCGCGTTAAAAATCCGGAACAGGCTCTCTCTAATGTAGCCGGCATCAGCAACGGCGGGGGCATTATGAACCCCTACGCCAACTTGCTGCCGATGTTCAACATTCGCGGCTTCCGAGCTAATTATTTTTATGTAGACGGTCTTTATGACATCAGCAGCACTACTGGAGGTTGGACAGGCAATCTAGAACGCATTGAAGTACTTAAAGGCCCCAGTTCCGTTCTCTACGGCAACAACACCCCCAGCGGCGTCATCAACTACATTACCAAAAAACCGCTGCCAGAAGAATCCTATACCATTGGTCAAGAATTTGGCTCCTGGGGTACTCGCACGACCGACCTAGATATGTCTTTGCCCTTAACAAAGGACAAGCGCTGGCTTTCCCGGACCATTCTCGAAACCGACGATACCAGCGCCTTTCAAGCTGGCGTACATAATAAGCATTTCAACGGCAGCATCATGATTCAGGGGCAGCCTAAAGAGGCTACCACGTATACCTTTGCCGCCTCCTTTCATAACTACGACGTCGCAGGCGGTTACATAGGCTCTTTGCCCACAACCGGCACCATCGCGCCGCCTTATGGCTTGGTGCCGTATAGCGCCAACTACTACAATCCCAACGTTCGCTCTACCTTCACCGCCCGCAGTCTTTCAGGCCGCGTGGACCACAAACTAAACCAAGACTGGACGCTCAGTTCCGCCTTGCGCTACAGCAACTCCAGTTATCACCAGAAATACCTGGGAGCGGAATCTTTCACCGATGCAACTAACACCAAAATCACCCAGGATTACATTAATGCTTTGCGCCTCACAGACAACCTCTCCTGGGACACCACTTTCAAAGGCGCTTTTCGTGCTTGGGGCGTGAAGCACAACACCGCTTTCGGCTATGAATGGTCCAAATATACTATGAACTGGCCTTATTCAGCACATATTTGGGATTATTCCAGCGTTGACGTCAACAACCCCAGCTGGGTGGCTCCTCCTGCGGTTGATCCGGCGGCGTCTTCTTCCAACTATACCCAGTTTCGTCATAATCTATACGTTTCCGACATGCTGGAACTGTCGCCCAAACTAAAGCTGACCGCCGGCATAAGCCATGCGTCCTACAACAATTCTTCTTCCACTCGCTCTTCCGGCACCACCTGGCGTCTGGGAAGCACCTATGAAGCCTCGCCTGGCGTCACCTGGTTTGCCGGCTACTCCACCGCTTTTGAGCCTAATTCTGCGCAGACGCCTAACGGCATCATCACGAATTTTGCGCCGCGCACCGGTGATCAACTGGAAGGAGGCCTCAAGGTAGGTCTCAGCAATAAAGCCAGCATTACTCTGGCCGCCTATAAAATCAACTACAAAAACATTCTTTACAACTTCGGCAGCAGCAGCAATCCAGACTACCGCCTTATCGGCGAGCAAGCCAGTACCGGCGTGGAGTTGGAAGGAAACTATGTAGTTAAGCCAGGTTGGAATATCCTAGCCGTCTACGCTCATAACCACGCCCGCACCATCAACGACAAAAACACGGCGCTCATCGGCAAGCTTACTACAGGTGTTCCCAGCAATACCTTCAAGCTATGGACCACCTATGAGATTCAGTCAGGTCGCTGGCAAGGTTTGGGCTTTGGCGGCGGCGTAACCTATGTAGGCAATCGCGCCTTTAACAGCGCCAATACGCTCTGGCTTGGCAGTTACAGCACCATCGACGCTCTCGTATACTACAAAAACAAAGACTGGACCTACTCTCTCAACGCCTACAACCTGGGGGATAAAAAATATTGGGTAGATGCTACCGGCGTCAGCGTGTACGCAGGACAGCCGCGCAGCTTCCTCTTCCGCATAGAAAGGAAGTTCAGCTAA
- a CDS encoding energy transducer TonB, whose product MSSPSYYWAALFSLALHGVLLVVPAGSGAATPPRLEIPLEFLWEAPVDQASGVAPSGAAPPLTAPVSPSPSTPSAAVMHPSFASVQTADPSDQVTGSLAAASATGSAPAAPSPATGSAPATRRTAPCCLASFRPPYPNQARQNGQEGSVIIRVHVAADGSVSSLAVRRSSGYSSLDEAALNGVRQWRFAPARQGAQAIDGYFDVDVSFQLD is encoded by the coding sequence ATGTCGTCCCCTTCTTATTATTGGGCTGCGCTGTTTTCTCTCGCCTTGCACGGCGTGCTGCTTGTTGTGCCTGCTGGCTCCGGCGCAGCTACACCCCCTCGTCTGGAAATTCCCTTGGAATTTCTTTGGGAAGCCCCTGTCGATCAAGCCAGCGGTGTAGCCCCCTCTGGTGCTGCACCGCCGCTGACAGCGCCGGTCTCCCCTTCACCTTCCACGCCTTCGGCGGCCGTAATGCATCCTTCCTTTGCTTCGGTACAAACTGCCGATCCTTCTGACCAAGTCACCGGCAGCCTTGCCGCCGCATCTGCAACAGGCAGTGCACCTGCCGCCCCCAGCCCTGCGACAGGCAGCGCTCCGGCAACACGGCGCACCGCGCCTTGCTGCCTTGCCAGCTTTCGCCCGCCTTATCCCAATCAAGCCCGGCAAAACGGTCAGGAAGGCTCTGTGATCATTCGCGTACATGTCGCCGCTGATGGCTCTGTTTCTTCCTTAGCTGTCCGCCGTAGCAGCGGCTACTCCTCTCTGGACGAAGCCGCTTTGAACGGAGTGCGGCAATGGCGCTTCGCGCCGGCCCGCCAAGGAGCTCAAGCCATAGACGGCTATTTCGATGTAGACGTCAGCTTTCAATTGGATTAA
- a CDS encoding MotA/TolQ/ExbB proton channel family protein, which translates to MLELVVKGGWAMAPLLLCSLASVTVSVERYLFFSRQAAPQTEAQALALLKQQQFSQVETLGRQKSSPLLRVLAAGLEENNHAAKAMEAAALAEIARLKQGLPILDTIITISPLLGLLGTILGMIDSFQIMAGQGLSQPHAVTGGVAEALIATAAGITIAAASLLPYNYFLSRVEAETTRLEQAGTLLELALSAKATEGVAHETAKKYA; encoded by the coding sequence ATGCTTGAACTCGTAGTTAAAGGCGGCTGGGCCATGGCGCCGCTACTGCTTTGCTCTTTGGCGTCGGTCACCGTTAGTGTAGAGCGCTATCTCTTTTTCAGCCGCCAGGCCGCACCGCAAACCGAAGCGCAGGCGCTGGCGTTGTTAAAGCAACAACAGTTCTCACAAGTCGAAACGCTTGGGCGCCAAAAATCCTCTCCTCTCCTGCGCGTGTTAGCCGCGGGCTTAGAGGAAAACAACCATGCCGCCAAAGCCATGGAAGCCGCCGCCTTGGCTGAAATCGCCCGCCTTAAACAAGGTCTGCCGATCCTCGACACCATTATCACCATCTCGCCGCTCCTAGGCCTGCTGGGCACCATTCTCGGCATGATCGACTCCTTCCAAATTATGGCTGGCCAAGGTCTCAGCCAGCCTCACGCGGTAACCGGCGGCGTAGCGGAAGCGCTTATCGCCACCGCAGCAGGCATCACCATTGCCGCCGCCTCCTTACTGCCCTACAATTATTTTCTGTCCCGGGTAGAAGCGGAAACCACTCGCCTTGAGCAGGCCGGCACGCTCCTGGAGCTTGCCCTGAGCGCCAAGGCGACAGAAGGAGTCGCACATGAAACTGCCAAGAAATACGCCTAA
- a CDS encoding biopolymer transporter ExbD: MKLPRNTPKKARLEIIPMIDTMFFLLVFFMLASLTMTNQQSLPVQLPQAQGLAATASQRVTLTLTRDNSLFYNQEPLASPQEALQRLQNQAPPPAVLLNADRSVSHGQVVELLDSLRRQGISKIAIAVTEGS; the protein is encoded by the coding sequence ATGAAACTGCCAAGAAATACGCCTAAAAAAGCGCGTCTGGAAATCATTCCCATGATTGACACTATGTTTTTTCTCTTGGTTTTTTTCATGCTCGCCAGCCTTACCATGACGAACCAGCAATCCTTGCCGGTTCAACTGCCACAGGCCCAGGGGCTTGCAGCAACGGCTTCTCAGCGAGTCACCTTAACCCTGACCCGTGATAACAGCCTGTTTTACAATCAAGAGCCGCTAGCCTCGCCGCAAGAAGCACTGCAGCGACTGCAAAACCAAGCTCCCCCGCCCGCGGTCCTGCTCAACGCCGACCGCAGTGTCAGTCACGGCCAAGTAGTGGAGCTCTTAGACAGCCTGCGCCGGCAGGGTATCTCTAAAATTGCTATCGCCGTTACAGAGGGAAGTTAG
- a CDS encoding ABC transporter ATP-binding protein/permease, translating to MAQKQTGFLASLWRILHPYWHSPEKRFFFFFLSLLIALKLSHVYVLVRFNEWRNVFYNALQNQDKSSFFSALGDWGVFTAVFMILSVYELYLQQRLEIRWRTWLTETYLQDWLSQQAYYLLEILEPDTDNPDQRLSEDIRLFVTSVLTLSLDGLKALVTLASFLVILWDLSGTLDIPWGESVFALPGYMVWAAIVYALAGSWVTERIGHSLVGLNVSQQHYEANFRRALLRVREQGEGIAFYQGEKSEKITLRQVFQNIVNNYRALIGRQKKLSWFTSGHWQISMFFPYLVASPRFFSGHLSLGGLLQTTAAFTQVENALCFFIHHYAALAELKAVCRRLSGFLDALEQVQTSPAATGKLLRALAPADQLRVQSLCLTTPSGEPLLHNLNLQLHAGDHLFITGPSGCGKSTLFKALSGLWPFGQGQLSLPPAETLLFLPQKPYLPSGTLRTALVYPQSQNKFSDTRLREVLRQCRLENWAADLEATNVWEQTLSPGEQQRLAFARALLLQPRWLFLDEATSALDAASEEAMYRLLQTQLPHTTLISISHRQALVAYHRLQLQLSPAGQWQLAA from the coding sequence ATGGCCCAAAAACAAACCGGCTTCCTTGCAAGCCTTTGGCGAATTTTGCACCCCTACTGGCATTCACCAGAAAAACGTTTCTTTTTCTTCTTTCTGTCACTGCTTATAGCCTTGAAGCTCAGCCATGTGTATGTGCTGGTTCGCTTCAATGAATGGCGCAACGTTTTTTACAACGCCTTGCAAAACCAAGACAAAAGCAGCTTTTTCAGCGCCTTAGGAGATTGGGGCGTTTTTACGGCCGTGTTTATGATTTTGTCGGTGTACGAGCTGTACTTGCAGCAGCGCCTGGAAATACGCTGGCGCACTTGGCTAACGGAAACGTATCTGCAGGATTGGTTGTCGCAGCAAGCCTACTATCTTTTGGAAATACTGGAACCGGATACCGACAACCCGGACCAACGGCTTAGCGAAGACATCCGCCTCTTTGTCACTTCGGTTCTAACACTCTCCCTGGACGGGCTGAAAGCCTTGGTAACACTGGCCTCATTCCTCGTTATCCTTTGGGATTTATCCGGAACGCTGGACATTCCCTGGGGCGAAAGCGTCTTCGCTCTGCCAGGCTACATGGTATGGGCTGCTATTGTTTACGCGCTGGCCGGCTCCTGGGTTACTGAACGCATCGGCCACAGCCTTGTCGGCCTCAACGTATCCCAGCAACACTATGAAGCCAACTTCCGCCGCGCTTTGCTGCGCGTACGCGAGCAAGGCGAAGGCATCGCGTTTTACCAAGGAGAAAAAAGCGAGAAAATCACTTTGCGCCAGGTTTTTCAAAACATTGTCAACAACTACCGTGCTTTGATTGGGCGACAAAAAAAATTGTCCTGGTTTACTTCTGGACACTGGCAGATTTCCATGTTCTTCCCCTATCTGGTAGCTTCCCCCCGCTTTTTCAGCGGCCACCTTTCCTTGGGAGGACTCCTTCAAACCACAGCCGCCTTCACGCAAGTGGAAAATGCGCTGTGCTTTTTTATTCATCACTATGCGGCTTTGGCAGAACTAAAAGCAGTTTGCCGGCGTTTGAGCGGCTTTCTCGACGCCTTGGAACAAGTGCAGACCTCCCCGGCAGCCACGGGCAAGCTACTGCGAGCCCTAGCCCCTGCCGATCAATTGCGGGTGCAGTCGCTTTGCCTCACCACTCCCTCGGGAGAGCCGCTGCTGCACAATCTCAACCTGCAGTTGCACGCAGGCGATCACCTGTTCATTACCGGCCCTTCCGGCTGCGGTAAAAGTACTCTTTTTAAAGCGTTGTCCGGCCTCTGGCCTTTCGGCCAGGGACAGCTTTCCCTGCCACCGGCGGAAACGCTTCTCTTCTTGCCGCAAAAGCCCTATCTACCTTCAGGCACACTGCGAACCGCTCTGGTATACCCGCAGTCCCAGAACAAATTCAGTGACACTCGGCTACGCGAAGTACTCCGCCAATGCCGGCTGGAAAACTGGGCGGCAGATCTAGAGGCAACCAATGTTTGGGAACAAACTCTCTCGCCGGGAGAACAGCAGCGCCTCGCTTTTGCCAGAGCCTTGCTGCTGCAACCGCGCTGGCTTTTTCTAGATGAAGCCACTTCCGCTTTAGACGCGGCCAGCGAAGAAGCTATGTACCGACTGCTGCAAACGCAACTGCCGCATACTACTTTGATCAGCATCAGCCACAGACAGGCGCTGGTCGCCTACCACCGCCTGCAATTGCAGCTTTCTCCCGCCGGGCAATGGCAATTAGCGGCCTAA